GTGGCGATGGGCGGCTGGCCGATCCTGCAGAGCCCCTGGCTGCTGGCCAAGATCGCCGGCTTGGTCGCCTACGTGGTTCTGGGCAGCATCGCGCTGCGCGGCGCCACGCCGCGGCGGCGGGCGGCGGCCTTCGTCGCCGCGCTGGCGACGGTGCTCTACATCGTGCTGGTGGCCAAGACCAAGCTGGCGCTGCCGCTGCTCTGATCCGGCCCGCCGGCTTGACTGCGCCGGCCGCGGCTTCTAGGACACAGTAGGGACGCGCGATGCAGCCCCCCAACCCGTCCCCGGAGTCCGCCGCCAGATGAACCGCGATCTTCCCGCCTCTTTATCCCCCCGCGGTTTCTCGCTGCTGGAGTTGCTGATCGCGCTGGCGGTGGTGGCCATCCTGGCCGGCGTCGCCGTTCCGTCCTACCAGAGCTACATGCAGCGCAGCCGCCGCAGCGATGCGCTGGACGCGCTGTACCAGCTGCAGCAGGCCCAGTTGCGTTACCGGGGCTTCAACGCCGGCTACGCCGCCAGGCTGGCCGACCTGAAAACGCCTTACGTCGGCGGCGCCAGCGCCCAGGGGCATTACCAGCTCGAAACAGGCATCAGGCCCGGGGACAACCCGGCGTCCGACTTCTACGTCCAGGCCACGGCCAAGCCCGGCGGCGCCCAGGCCGGCGACCGCGATTGCCAGACCCTCACCCTCACCCAGCGGCAGCAGACGGTCAGCCTGACGCCGCCGGCCTGCTGGGGGCGATGATGCGTCGCGCGCAGCGGGGCGTCACCCTGATCGAGCTGATGGTGGTGCTGGCTCTGGCGCTGGTGCTGCTGACCCAGGCGTTGCCGGCGCTGGGCCGCTGGATCGCCCGCCAGCAATTGCAGGGCGCGCTGGACGATATCGACCGCGGGCTGCAGCTGGCGCGCAAGAGCGCCTCCACCCGCCAGAAAAAGATATGGGTGACCTTCAGCCGCGACGGCGCCGCCTGGCTGCTTCGGGTATCGGAAAGCAGCGCAAAAGATCAATGCGACACCGTCCGCGATCTGCTGTGCGTAGGCAGCGCCGAGCATGCCGGCATCGCGCTGGACATGGCCGATCCGCTGCCGCTGCAGCTGGTTTTCACGCCGCTGCGCGGCCTGCCGGAAACCCCTGGCGGCGCGCTGATCGGCGGACTG
This genomic window from Chromobacterium violaceum ATCC 12472 contains:
- a CDS encoding SirB2 family protein codes for the protein MYPYLIVKHAHMGFAYLSILLFAARGALVLGGRGHLLQNKPLRILPHVIDTLLLACAIALVAMGGWPILQSPWLLAKIAGLVAYVVLGSIALRGATPRRRAAAFVAALATVLYIVLVAKTKLALPLL
- a CDS encoding type IV pilin protein → MNRDLPASLSPRGFSLLELLIALAVVAILAGVAVPSYQSYMQRSRRSDALDALYQLQQAQLRYRGFNAGYAARLADLKTPYVGGASAQGHYQLETGIRPGDNPASDFYVQATAKPGGAQAGDRDCQTLTLTQRQQTVSLTPPACWGR
- a CDS encoding GspH/FimT family pseudopilin, with product MMRRAQRGVTLIELMVVLALALVLLTQALPALGRWIARQQLQGALDDIDRGLQLARKSASTRQKKIWVTFSRDGAAWLLRVSESSAKDQCDTVRDLLCVGSAEHAGIALDMADPLPLQLVFTPLRGLPETPGGALIGGLRLRLSRSGCRPADLQLLPTGLVIVGEARCP